In Anopheles gambiae chromosome 2, idAnoGambNW_F1_1, whole genome shotgun sequence, a single window of DNA contains:
- the LOC1274270 gene encoding putative fatty acyl-CoA reductase CG8306 has translation MASEVQNFYKNKYIFLTGGTGFLGVAIIEKILRSAPEVAGIYLLMRPKKGKVIEERLKELTKNPVFEQLLQTQSDDIFKKLIPVSGDVGENFLGLSPADQATVVENTNVVIHSAATLDFQATLRPTVNINLLGTKRVLELCTRMRNLKSMVHISSAYVNSYLTEAEEKLYPCTETAQKVVDLVDTLSDAALDDLLPKLLKDHPNAYTFTKQLAEHEVNKHAAQFPCAIIRPSMITGAWKEPTPGWTISKNGPQGFLMGASKGVIRRLPVGVDLVYDYIPVDAVVNQTLVLGWYMGTNSFREVKVFHCTSSTSNPFKWNSVVDHVNDHLHKYPLKSAIWYPRLKFVSSLWVYKLASIFVHILPALVLDLLLRVTGGRPMLMRLHSNVWESLNRLEKFIFTEWKYHNPATQQLAQSLPEKDKQLFNFNVAQLQWPEYFVQLTQGVRRYLNNEHPKSLDAARRKDKVLFVVDLVFQVLIFALLGWLLATVFGSSSSLFWVYAIGSYLLFSLL, from the exons ATGGCTAGCGAGGTGCAAAACTTTTACAAAAACAAGTACATCTTCCTAACTGGCGGTACGGGCTTTCTCGGTGTTGCAATCATCGAGAAGATCCTGCGCTCTGCACCAGAG GTTGCTGGCATCTATCTGTTGATGCGCCCGAAAAAGGGCAAAGTGATCGAGGAGCGACTGAAGGAACTTACAAAGAACCCG gtTTTCGAGCAACTGCTCCAAACGCAGTCGGACGACATCTTCAAGAAGCTGATACCGGTGTCGGGCGATGTGGGGGAAAACTTTCTCGGCCTGTCGCCGGCCGACCAGGCCACGGTCGTGGAAAACACCAACGTCGTCATCCACTCGGCCGCCACGCTCGACTTTCAGGCAACGCTGCGGCCAACGGTCAACATCAATCTGCTCGGCACCAAGCGCGTGCTGGAGCTGTGCACGCGTATGCGCAATCTGAAG AGTATGGTGCACATATCGAGCGCGTACGTTAACTCGTACCTAACGGAAGCGGAAGAGAAGCTGTACCCCTGCACGGAAACCGCCCAGAAGGTGGTCGATCTGGTGGACACGCTGAGCGATGCGGCGCTCGACGATCTGCTGCCCAA ACTGCTGAAAGATCACCCGAACGCTTACACGTTTACCAAGCAGCTGGCGGAGCATGAGGTTAACAAACACGCGGCCCAGTTCCCGTGCGCCATTATTCGGCCGAGCATGA TTACCGGTGCCTGGAAGGAGCCTACCCCCGGCTGGACAATCTCCAAGAACGGGCCGCAAGGTTTCCTCATGGGTGCGTCCAAGGGCGTCATCCGCCGTCTGCCCGTCGGCGTGGATCTCGTCTACGACTACATCCCGGTCGATGCCGTCGTCAACCAGACGCTCGTACTTGGTTGGTACATGGGCACAAACAG CTTCCGCGAGGTGAAAGTGTTCCACTGTACCTCCAGCACATCGAACCCGTTCAAGTGGAACTCGGTCGTTGATCATGTGAACGATCATCTGCACAAGTACCCGCTGAAATCGGCCATCTG GTACCCACGGTTGAAGTTCGTCTCGAGCCTATGGGTGTACAAGCTGGCCTCGATCTTTGTGCACATATTGCCCGCACTGGTGCTGGACCTGCTGCTGCGGGTGACCGGCGGTCGGCCCATGCTGATGCGCCTCCACTCGAACGTGTGGGAATCGCTGAACCGGCTGGAGAAGTTCATCTTCACCGAGTGGAAGTATCACAACCCGGCCACCCAGCAGCTGGCCCAGTCGCTGCCGGAGAAGGATAAGCAGCTGTTTAACTTCAACGTTGCCCAGCTGCAATGGCCGGAGTATTTCGTGCAGCTGACGCAGGGCGTTCGGCGCTACCTCAACAACGAGCATCCCAAGTCGCTCGATGCCGCCCGCCGAAAGGACAAAGT CCTGTTCGTGGTAGATTTGGTGTTCCAGGTGCTGATCTTCGCCCTGCTAGGATGGCTGCTCGCCACCGTGTTCGGCTCCTCCAGCAGCTTGTTCTGGGTGTATGCCATCGGTAGCTATTTACTCTTCAGTCTGCTCTAA
- the LOC1274271 gene encoding protocadherin Fat 2: MVLKCTLSVLFCSLMLTVGTIHAQLLDNRCYLDGGGSAVNFFANEDITVGAVVGSLRVLGDPGKDIVLTLREKDSPVYIAPGTKDLIVAKPLDKEGLIGPSAVFVNVICERKFSDEAGIIIPVNIRVTDVNDNAPMWIGAPYKLNLSEVTVIGTRILQGIRAHDLDQPGPYSTVEYQTLPGPYSDFVAFVTPLEGTLVLKKYIDYETVQNFTVKIRAQDQGKPPKYSDTYVTIRVLDSDDQNPKFDRDVYYGQLLAGPGDVSITPETIRAEDQDRGIRADIRYSIVSSNGSEDELNFEIHPTTGTIRQRRALPPAQAHHSRTIVVKATQVDNPDRYALTTVILAPPKGSETSPSAMSVQPPVGGAEFVRGTFYVTVREDAAPGTKVSQLVPGGGGRADEPVRFRIVGSPLAQEQFRVGPGGELMLARSLNYRRTSQYTFAIESSLPGGERNTSTTVVVDVLPANMWEPRFRKPFYSFAIDNPLHAQQLPMLVGRIEAADGDRTDELSFVLKGNYSNLFRVDPYGNLWLVSNRTDLPLAMRLLATVTDSGTPQKSATVPVVVKLKPETASLTSNLLVVNIVVACVLGVLLLGGLVRCVYRRRKRKVSSADQIGGHGAGGHGAIPPLKHGVDSSRFLLQRPDQRMLERPGMHAGGRLAADCAASSTLGSDNQDFLEHEGAENPRRSQIHNTRALDREELAGQNLNHLLLQWQEKYDEKNNGTEDMSIDDKLIVYF, translated from the exons ATGGTGCTAAAGTGTACACTATCAGTATTGTTTTGTAGTTTAATGTTAACGGTTG GAACGATCCACGCTCAGCTGCTGGACAATCGGTGCTATCTGGACGGTGGCGGATCGGCCGTAAACTTTTTCGCGAACGAGGACATCACGGTTGGGGCGGTGGTCGGCAGTCTGCGCGTGCTGGGCGACCCGGGCAAGGACATTGTGCTGACGCTGCGTGAAAAGGACTCGCCCGTGTACATTGCGCCCGGTACGAAGGATCTGATCGTGGCGAAACCGCTCGACAAGGAGGGTCTGATCGGACCGTCGGCCGTCTTTGTGAACGTGATTTGTGAGCGCAAGTTTTCCGACGAAGCG GGTATTATCATACCAGTCAACATACGGGTGACGGACGTGAACGATAATGCACCGATGTGGATCGGTGCCCCGTACAAGCTAAATCTTTCGGAAGTGACCGTGATTGGAACGAG AATTCTCCAAGGCATTAGAGCGCACGATCTTGACCAGCCGGGACCATACTCGACCGTGGAGTACCAGACACTCCCTGGGCCGTACTCCGACTTTGTCGCCTTCGTAACACCGCTAGAAGGTACGCTGGTGCTGAAGAAATACATCGACTACGAAACGGTGCAAAACTTTACGGTCAAAATACGCGCCCAAGATCAGGGCAAACCGCCCAAGTACTCCGACACCTACGTCACGATCCGTGTGCTCGATTCGGACGACCAGAATCCCAAGTTTGATCGCGACGTTTACTACGGCCAGCTGCTCGCCGGGCCCGGGGACGTCAGCATCACACCGGAAACGATCCGTGCCGAGGATCAGGACCGGGGCATCCGGGCCGACATACGCTACTCGATCGTGTCCTCGAACGGTTCGGAAGATGAGCTGAACTTTGAGATACACCCAACCACAGGCACGATACGGCAGAGGCGTGCCCTGCCGCCCGCCCAGGCCCACCACTCGCGCACGATCGTCGTCAAGGCGACGCAGGTGGACAACCCGGACCGTTACGCACTGACCACCGTCATACTGGCGCCACCGAAGGGCAGTGAAACGTCACCAAGCGCCATGAGCGTGCAGCCACCGGTCGGTGGGGCGGAATTCGTTCGCGGCACGTTCTACGTAACGGTGCGGGAAGATGCTGCGCCCGGCACGAAGGTGTCCCAGCTGGTCCCGGGTGGCGGTGGCCGGGCCGACGAACCGGTCCGCTTCCGTATCGTGGGATCGCCGCTCGCCCAGGAACagtttcgtgtcggtccgggTGGTGAGCTAATGCTTGCCAGGTCGCTCAACTATCGCCGCACCTCGCAGTACACGTTTGCGATCGAATCGAGCTTGCCGGGGGGCGAACGCAACACCAGCACCACGGTCGTGGTGGACGTGCTGCCCGCCAACATGTGGGAGCCACGGTTCCGCAAGCCGTTCTACTCGTTCGCGATCGACAATCCGCTGCACGCCCAGCAGCTGCCGATGCTGGTCGGTCGCATCGAGGCGGCCGACGGCGACCGGACGGACGAGCTGTCGTTCGTGCTGAAGGGCAACTACAGCAACCTGTTCCGGGTCGACCCGTACGGCAACCTGTGGCTGGTGTCGAACCGTACCGATCTGCCGCTAGCGATGCGGCTGCTCGCCACCGTCACTGACTCGGGCACGCCCCAGAAGTCGGCCACCGtaccggtggtggtgaagcTGAAGCCCGAGACGGCTTCCCTCACCTCCAACCTGCTCGTGGTGAACATTGTCGTGGCGTGCGTGCTgggcgtgctgctgctcggtggcTTGGTGCGGTGCGTTTATCGGCGCCGCAAGCGAAAGGTCTCGTCGGCCGACCAGATCGGGGGCCATGGTGCGGGCGGCCACGGTGCGATACCACCGCTCAAGCATGGCGTTGATTCTAGCCGCTTTCTGCTGCAACGGCCCGACCAGCGGATGCTGGAACGGCCGGGCATGCATGCGGGCGGGCGTCTCGCGGCGGACTGTGCCGCTTCCTCCACGCTGGGAAGCGATAATCAGGACTTTTTGGAGCACGAGGGAGCAG AAAACCCAAGACGATCGCAAATACACAACACCCGAGCGCTCGACCGGGAGGAACTGGCCGGGCAGAATCTAAACCACCTACTGCTGCAATGGCAGGAAAAGTACGACGAGAAG AACAACGGCACGGAGGATATGTCGATCGATGACAAGCTGATCGTGTACTTCTAA
- the LOC1274269 gene encoding cullin-2, protein MSLKPRRIAFDEVWKELRETVQQVITLQDIKRDVWNNRFVDVYEICVAHPEPLADRLYLETKTFLENHVQTLLEERVLIGDSQNASNEQSAGTGSSSASPYLLLERYYDVWMEYSSGSQYLNHLYLYLNQQHIKKQKLNEAEAVYGCSNHGDNQEKMEIGELTLEIWNQYMIQRLGNELVDQILSGINAERVNNSSGQHNKSTEVIRGVIQSFVAVQEDRRKGSLKLYQELFETRMLEESGQNFRIVASELLQVCSVSQYMERIIKKFEEEEKLAKIYLHESSLPKLRKVCEEEMVTKHMNFLYSECKEMVATEKSTDLRNLYILLKPVTDGLKRLIEVFLEHIKEQGKKTISCMKGDSVHIQFVENMLDVHRKYEELIHTTFKSDPLFLGALDKACARIINEKHSNNQVCRSAELVAKYCDSLLKKSKTTEGEIDQKLTRSIIIFKYIEDKDVYQKFYSRMLAKRLIHEQSQSMDAEELMINKLKQACGYEFTNKLHRMFTDISVSTDLNAKFSKYLNDNKHETGINFSVKVLQAGAWPLGPTQVVASFAIPQEFEKSIRLFEEFYHINFSGRKLTWLHHLCHGEMKLSFEKRNYIVTMQTYQMAILLMFENTDKYTCKELQTSLQLQQEIFQRHLQSLVEAKILLLNEEKMNDDTEVSINVNYSNKRTKFKITTNLQKETPQEVEHTMNAVDEDRKMYLQAAIVRIMKSRKVLRHNTLIQEILSQSKVSFAPNVSMIKKCIESLIDKQYIERTPNSGDEYSYVA, encoded by the exons ATGTCGCTCAAGCCGCGCAGAATAGCGTTCGACGAGGTCTGGAAGGAGCTGCGCGAAACGGTACAGCAGGTGATCACCCTGCAAGACATCAAGCGCGACGTTTGGAACAATCGATTTGT CGATGTGTACGAGATATGTGTGGCCCATCCGGAACCGTTGGCTGATCGGTTGTATTTGGAGACGAAAACGTTCCTAGAGAATCACGTGCAAACGTTGCTGGAGGAGCGAGTGCTGATCGGGGACAGTCAAAATGCTTCCAACGAGCAATCGGCCGGCACTGGGTCGTCGTCTGCATCGCCATATCTGCTGCTGGAACGGTACTACGACGTGTGGATGGAGTACAGCAGTGGTTCGCAGTACTTAAATCATCTCTATCT GTATCTCAATCAAcagcacattaaaaagcaaaagctGAACGAAGCGGAAGCCGTGTACGGTTGCAGCAACCATGGTGATAATCAGGAAAAGATGGAGATCGGTGAGCTGACGCTCGAGATCTGGAACCAGTACATGATACAGCGGCTGGGCAACGAGCTGGTCGACCAGATACTGAGCGGTATCAACGCGGAACGGGTGAACAATTCCAGCGGACAGCACAACAAGAGCACGGAGGTTATTCGGGGCGTGATACAGAGCTTCGTGGCGGTGCAGGAGGACCGACGCAAGGGATCGCTCAAGCTGTACCAGGAGCTGTTCGAGACGCGCATGCTGGAGGAAAGTGGCCAGAACTTCCGCATCGTCGCTAGTGAACTGTTGCAG GTGTGCAGCGTAAGTCAATATATGGAAAGAATAATCAAAAAGTttgaggaagaagagaagctGGCTAAAATTTATCTACATGAAAG TTCCCTGCCGAAGTTGCGCAAGGTGTGCGAGGAGGAAATGGTGACCAAGCACATGAACTTCCTGTACTCCGAGTGCAAGGAGATGGTAGCGACTGAGAAGAGCACTGATCTGCGCAATCTGTACATCCTGCTCAAACCCGTTACGGACGGTTTGAAGCGACTGATCGAGGTGTTCCTGGAGCACATCAAGGAGCAGGGCAAGAAGACGATTTCGTGCATGAAAGGTGACTCG GTACACATACAATTTGTGGAAAACATGCTGGACGTGCATCGAAAGTACGAAGAGCTGATCCACACGACGTTCAAGTCGGACCCGCTGTTTCTCGGTGCGCTCGATAAGGCTTGTGCGCGTATCATCAACGAGAAGCACAGCAATAATCAGGTATGCCGTAGCGCCGAGCTGGTCGCCAAATACTGTGATAGCTTGCTGAAGAAATCGAAAACGACTGAAGGCGAAATCGATCAAAAGCTGACgcgcagcatcatcatcttcaagTACATCGAGGATAAAGACGTGTATCAGAAATTCTACAGCCGTATGCTAGCAAAGCg ATTAATTCACGAGCAGTCGCAAAGCATGGATGCGGAAGAATTGATGATTAACAAGCTGAAGCAGGCGTGTGGTTACGAGTTCACCAACAAGCTGCACCGCATGTTCACCGACATTTCGGTGTCGACGGATTTGAATGCAAAATTTAGCAAATATTTGAACGATAACAAACACGAGACTG GTATAAACTTTTCCGTCAAGGTGCTGCAGGCTGGTGCATGGCCACTGGGACCAACGCAGGTGGTCGCCTCCTTCGCCATACCGCAGGAGTTTGAAAAGTCCATCCGCCTGTTCGAGGAGTTTTACCATATCAACTTTAGCGGGCGCAAGCTAACCTGGCTGCACCATCTGTGCCACGGCGAGATGAAGCTGTCGTTCGAAAAGCGCAACTACATCGTCACGATGCAGACGTACCAGATGGCGATACTGCTGATGTTCGAAAACACGGACAAGTACACGTGCAAGGAGCTGCAGACgtcgctgcagctgcagcaggaaATATTCCAACGGCACCTGCAGAGCCTGGTGGAGGCGAAAATTTTGCTGCTCAACGAAGAG AAAATGAATGACGATACGGAGGTTAGCATTAACGTAAATTATAGCAACAAGCGTACTAAATTCAAAATCACCACCAATCTGCAGAAGGAAACGCCGCAGGAG GTGGAGCACACGATGAATGCCGTCGATGAGGACCGAAAGATGTATCTACAGGCAGCGATCGTACGCATCATGAAGTCTCGAAAGGTGCTGCGGCACAACACCCTGATTCAGGAG ATTCTTTCCCAATCGAAAGTAAGTTTCGCACCAAACGTGTCCATGATCAAGAAGTGCATCGAGTCGCTCATCGACAAGCAGTACATCGAACGAACGCCCAACTCCGGCGATGAATACAGCTACGTGGCATAA
- the LOC1274272 gene encoding probable cytochrome P450 4aa1, whose translation MTFFQALEKSSAVELYTYLTLILVCVLLYIFSDYLKICALAFRLPGPKSYPIIGNCLDIARKDLITREMAQAYKNYGPLARVWIFVFPMFVVFDPNDLKVILSSKKHTNKSMFYKLLHNFLGRGLITSSGHKWSSHRKLIQPSFNIAILEKFIDTFTDSASFLIDKLPKEETVLNVTEYVNNCVLDILNEAVLGVPVKSVDKKEMEQSPFRQGKVVAPYRITHPWLLFNSIYKLTDAATAELNQKKQLDDFSRKMIRRRREILKTLSPSDRRCLLDFMIEISNENPDFTEDDIIDEACTFMLAGQDSVGAAVAFTLFLLARHQDQQAKCYEEIERHIGTDCSKPPSAEGIRELRHLEACIKESLRLYPSVPLMARKIGEDVRVGKYNLPTGTEIMILPYATHRLEHIYPDPERFDPERFGDGAPHQNPYAFLPFSAGPRNCIGYKFAYIEMKTVIARVLQNFHLSPAPGKEEVQPIFRMTLRARGGLWVKMTPRKVVS comes from the exons ATGACATTCTTTCAAGCG CTTGAAAAATCCTCCGCGGTGGAGTTGTACACCTACCTGACGCTGATCCTAGTATGTGTCCTGCTGTACATCTTCTCGGACTATCTGAAGATATGTGCGCTCGCGTTTCGTTTACCTGGACCGAAGTCCTATCCCATCATTGGCAACTGCTTGGACATCGCCcgaaaggatc TTATTACACGTGAGATGGCCCAAGCGTACAAAAACTATGGCCCGTTGGCGCGCGTTTGGATATTTGTCTTCCCAATGTTTGTCGTGTTCGATCCGAACGATCTGAAGGTGATCCTGTCCTCGAAGAAGCACACCAACAAATCCATGTTTTACAAGCTGCTGCACAACTTCCTGGGCCGTGGACTGATCACCAGCAGTG GACACAAATGGAGCTCGCATCGGAAGCTGATACAGCCATCGTTTAACATTGCAATACTGGAGAAGTTTATCGACACGTTCACGGACAGTGCATCGTTTCTGATCGACAAGCTGCCGAAGGAGGAAACGGTACTAAACGTTACCGAGTACGTGAACAATTGTGTGCTGGACATTCTGAATG AGGCTGTTCTGGGAGTGCCGGTGAAATCGGTCGATAAGAAAGAGATGGAACAGTCTCCCTTTAGACA AGGCAAAGTGGTTGCACCGTACCGTATCACCCATCCGTGGCTGTTGTTTAACTCGATCTACAAACTTACCGATGCGGCAACTGCGGAACTCAACCAGAAGAAACAGCTCGATGACTTCTCCAGGAAG ATGATTCGTCGTCGACGTGAAATTCTGAAGACACTTTCTCCGTCCGATCGACGCTGTCTGCTGGACTTTATGATCGAGATCTCGAACGAAAACCCCGACTTTACGGAGGACGATATCATCGATGAGGCCTGCACGTTCATGTTGGCA GGTCAAGATTCAGTAGGTGCTGCCGTTGCCTTCACACTGTTCCTTCTGGCCCGCCACCAGGACCAGCAGGCCAAGTGCTATGAGGAGATCGAACGGCACATCGGTACGGACTGCTCCAAGCCACCGTCGGCAGAGGGAATCCGCGAGCTGCGCCATCTGGAAGCGTGCATCAAGGAAAGCCTTCGACTGTACCCCAGCGTCCCGCTGATGGCAAGAAAGATCGGGGAAGATGTACGAGTCGGCAAGTACAACCTGCCGACCGGGACGGAGATTATGATCCTGCCGTACGCAACGCACCGCCTCGAGCACATCTATCCCGACCCGGAGCGGTTCGATCCGGAGCGCTTCGGTGATGGGGCACCGCATCAGAACCCGTACGCCTTCCTACCGTTCAGTGCGGGACCGCGCAACTGCATCGGCTACAAGTTTGCGTACATCGAGATGAAGACGGTCATTGCGCGAGTGTTGCAGAACTTTCACCTGTCGCCGGCACCGGGCAAGGAGGAGGTGCAGCCCATCTTCCGCATGACGTTGCGAGCGCGCGGTGGTCTTTGGGTAAAGATGACGCCGCGGAAAGTCGTTTCGTAG